The sequence CCTACTTTGAAGCGCATATCGAGCAGGGGCCGATTCTGGAAGATCGGGACGTTGACATCGGCGTGGTGCAGGCGGTGCTGGGGATTCGCTGGTATGACTGCGTGGTCACCGGGATGGAGTCGCACGCCGGGCCGACGCCGATGGCGCTGCGCAAGGACGCGTTGCAGGTTTCCACCCGCGTCATGCAGGAGGTTATCGCCATTGCCGACCGCTTTGCGCCGCACGGCCGCGGTACGGTGGGCATGGTGCAGGTCCATCCCAACAGCCGCAACGTGGTGCCGGGCAGCGTGAAGTTTTCCGTCGATTTCCGCAACCTTACCGATGCGCTGGTGGATGAGATGGATGCGGCGCTGAAAGCCTATCTCGCCACGCTGAGCGCGGAAACCGGGCTGGATATTCAACTGACCCAGGTATCGCAGTATCGCGCCGCGCCGTTCCATCCGCACTGTAAGGATGCGATACGCCGGGCGGCCGACACGCTGGGTTACTCCAATATCGACATCGTTTCCGGCGCGGGACACGACGCGGTGTATGTCGCTGAGCTGGCGCCGACGGGGATGATTTTTATTCCCTGTAAGGACGGCATCAGCCATAACGAGATTGAGTATTCATCACCCGAGCAGGTGACGGCCGGTGCGAACGTGTTGCTGCACGCGGTGCTGGAGACCGCCGGCGTGGTGGGGCGTTAGCGCCCGCCTTCGCGCATCGCCTTCTCAACCTCTTCCGCCAGAATGGCGATGCCGCGCGCAATGCTCTCCGGCTCCGGTACGTAGTTCATCCGCAGGCACTGATGCGCATGCGGCCAGGTCTGATCCAGCCCGGGGAAGAAATAGCGGCCGGGCACCATCAGCACGCCGCGTTTCTTCAGCCGCTGGTACAGCACTTCGGTGGTGATGGGTAAATCCTTAAACCATAACCACAGGAAAATGGCCCCTTCCGGCTTATGGATCAGACACTGCTCCGGCGACAGATAGCGCCGGATGGTGGCTATCGTTTCCGTTACGCGCCGTTGATAGAACGGGCGCACCACCTCATCGGACAGGCGCAGCAAATCGCCGCGCCGGATCATCTCGCAGGCGATCGACGGCCCGATCGCGCCCGGCGACAGGCTGATGATGCCGTTCATATTGCCGATGGCGGAAATCACCTTCTCGTCGGCGATAACAATACCGCAGCGCGAACCGGGCAGCCCCAGCTTGGACAGGCTCATACACAGAATAATGTTCGGGTTCCACAGCGGCGTCGCTTCGCTGAAAATAATGCCGGGGAAGGGAACGCCGTAGGCATTATCAATCAGCAGCGGAACGTTGTGCTGCTGCGCCAGAATATCCAGACGCATCAGCTCTTCGTCGGTCAGTACATTGCCGGTGGGGTTGGTGGGGCGGGAAACGCAGATCAGGCCGATATCGTCGGTAATCGACAGGTGATCAAAGTCGACGTGATATTTAAACTGCCCGTCCGCCAATAGCTCAATCTGCGGCCGAACGGAAACAAACATG comes from Brenneria nigrifluens DSM 30175 = ATCC 13028 and encodes:
- a CDS encoding Zn-dependent hydrolase gives rise to the protein MNSEALSATKNKIDIADLRVDGDRLWQSLMDLAAIGATPKGGVCRLTLTDLDRQGRDLVVGWGKAAGLSVEIDKIGNVFMRRPGRNNALPPIVAGSHIDTQPTGGKFDGNFGVLAALEVIRTLNDRKIETDAPVEMVFWTNEEGSRFVPVMMGSGVFAGVFPLEYAYAAQDADGKSVGDELKKIGYAGAQTPGDHPIGAYFEAHIEQGPILEDRDVDIGVVQAVLGIRWYDCVVTGMESHAGPTPMALRKDALQVSTRVMQEVIAIADRFAPHGRGTVGMVQVHPNSRNVVPGSVKFSVDFRNLTDALVDEMDAALKAYLATLSAETGLDIQLTQVSQYRAAPFHPHCKDAIRRAADTLGYSNIDIVSGAGHDAVYVAELAPTGMIFIPCKDGISHNEIEYSSPEQVTAGANVLLHAVLETAGVVGR
- a CDS encoding valine--pyruvate transaminase is translated as MNFSLFGNKFTRHAGITQLMDDLNEGLRTPGAIMLGGGNPAHIPAMDAYFRQLCQEMLEQGKLTDALCNYDGPQGKDALLGALADLLREEFGWQIGPQNIALTNGSQSAFFYLFNLFAGRHADSSLRKVLFPLAPEYIGYADAGLDENMFVSVRPQIELLADGQFKYHVDFDHLSITDDIGLICVSRPTNPTGNVLTDEELMRLDILAQQHNVPLLIDNAYGVPFPGIIFSEATPLWNPNIILCMSLSKLGLPGSRCGIVIADEKVISAIGNMNGIISLSPGAIGPSIACEMIRRGDLLRLSDEVVRPFYQRRVTETIATIRRYLSPEQCLIHKPEGAIFLWLWFKDLPITTEVLYQRLKKRGVLMVPGRYFFPGLDQTWPHAHQCLRMNYVPEPESIARGIAILAEEVEKAMREGGR